From the Bradyrhizobium ontarionense genome, the window TCCCGGCGTGCTGGCGATGATCGCTCATGTGGTGCGCGCCGGCCGTGCGAGGAGCGTCGAAGTCTCGGTCTGCGGCGACGCCGCCGGTGACGTCAGGGCCATTCCAGCGTTGCTCGCGGCCGGCGTGCGGGCGCTGTCGGTCTCACCGGGCTTGTTGCCGCTGGTGAAGGCTGCGGTCCGCGAGATCGATCTTGCAAAGCTTGCAGAGGGCGCATGAGCGAGCAGGAGCCATTCGAGGCCGCGAGTCCGCTCGCCGAATACAAGGCGATCCTGCGCGCGGTGATCGACAGCCGCCCCTCGGGCACGCGGCAGCGGCTGGCGGAAGCGATCGGCAAGAACCGCAGCTTCATCTCGCAGATCGTCAATCCCGCCTATGCGACGCCGATCCCGCTGCAGCATCTCGACACCATTTTCCACATCTGCCACTTCTCGCCGCATGAGCAGCAGGCGTTTCTCGCGGCCTATCGCGCCGCGCATCCCGGCCGGCTCGAGGAGGCCGAGACGCAGCGGCCGATGCGGCGTCTCGTCGTCGAGCTGCCGGATTTTGGCGATGCCGCGCTCAACGCCCATGCCGACCGCATCATCACCGGCGTCGCGCGCGGCATCACCGCGCTGATCTCCGCCAATGAAAACCAGGACGATGCCGAACCGGGAGGGAAGCCATGAAGAAGCTGATCAATGCCGTTTCCGACGTGCTGACCGAGAGCCTGCAGGGCTTTGCCGCCGTGCATGGCGATATCGTCACGCTCGGCGAGGAGAACAAGTTCGTCCGCCGCAAGAGTCTCAAGCAAGGCAAGGTCGCGCTGATCTCCGGCGGCGGCTCCGGCCATGAGCCGCTGCATGCGGGCTTCGTCGGCCAGGGCATGCTCGACGCGGCCTGTCCGGGCCAGGTGTTCACCTCGCCGACCCCCGACCAGATGCTGGCTGCGGCGCAGGCGGTGGACACCGGCGCCGGTTCGCTGTTCATCATCAAGAACTACGAAGGCGACGTGATGAACTTCGCGATGGCCGCGGAGATGATGGAGACGAAGGTCGCGACCGTCATCACCGACGACGATGTCGCGGTCGAGACCTCGACCTATTCGACCGGCCGTCGCGGCGTCGCCGGCACGCTCGTGGTGGAGAAGATGCTGGGCGCCGCGGCCGAGCAGGGCCGTGATCTCGCCGCGCTCAAGGCGCTCGGCGACGACGTCAACAAGCGCACCCGGTCGATGGGCGTGGCGTTGACCTCCTGCACCGTCCCGGCGGCGGGCAAGCCGACCTTCGCGCTCGGCGAGGACGAGATGGAGATGGGCGTCGGCATCCATGGCGAGCCCGGCCGGCACCGGGTCAAGCTGGCCTCGGCGGACGCGATCGCCGAGGAGATGATGGGCGCAATCCTGGCCGATCTCGCAGCCAAGCCCGGCACGCCATGCCTGCTGCTGGTCAACGGCTTCGGCGCCACGCCGGCGATGGAGCTCTATTTGATGGCCAATGCGGCGCGGCGCATCCTGGAGGGGCGCGGGCTTGCCATCGCGCGCGGGCTGGTCGGCTCCTACGTCACCTCGCTCGACATGGCCGGCTGCTCGCTCACGGTCACCGCGCTCGACGACGCCACACTGTCGCTGTGGGACGCGCCGGTGCACACGGCGGCGCTGCGCTGGGGCTGCTGAACGGTCTGCTCAGCGGATCTCGTTCGAGTAGTAGTGATGCGCGGTCGTCGCGCGGTGCTGGCTGAGGATCGCGAGCGCGCCGGTCTGGTCGTAGGCTTCCTCATCGATCACGAGCACGGCGCCGGGGGCGGGCAGGCCGAGCAGCTTGCGATCCTCCTTGGTGGCGACTTCGGCCGTGACCTTCTCGCGGACGGCCGCGATCCGGATGCCGTGGGCTTCGAGCAGGTGCCGATAGATCAGGGCCGGGACCTTCTTCGTCTCGCGCGGAAATCCGGGCACGCGGCTCGCGACCAGCGAAATGCGCGAATGCAGCACCGGTGCGCCGGCCACGCGGCGGATCCGATGAAGATGCAGCAGCGGCTCGCCATCGGCCACGGCGAACAGCGCGGCCTCGGCCCTGTCGGCGGATCGCGTCGCCACCGACAGCACCTCGGCGTCCGAGTGCAGGAGGCTGCCGTCCGCGCCGAGCAGGCGGAAATACTGGAAGAAGAACTGCAGGCCGTTCTGCGAGGCACGTCCCGTGACGACCGTGCCGGTCTTGCGCCGGCGCATCAGCATGCCGCCGGCGGTGAGGTCGGCCAGCGCGCGGCGGATGGTGCCGACGGCGACGCCGTATTGATTGGCGAGCGCGACCTCGCCGGGCAGCACCGTGCCCGGCGGCATGTCACCGATCAGGATCGCCTCCGCGATCTGCCGTTTGACATGCTCGTAGAGCGGCACGGGCAGGCCGCCCGGACCGGCACCCATCCCGTCTGCCGCTTTGCTGGCCACGCCTGCCTGTTTCATGGAATTGACAAACGCTACGCTGTGAATTCTATTTCTATATAGAATATAGGATTGAGCTGACGGCAAATGGAATCTCTGGACATCTCGGCAGGTCGGGGCGGGGCCAGCTTGGCCCACGCCTTCACTGCGATAGAGCGGCTGTCCGAGACCGCCGTCGACGACCTGCAGAAGATGGTGGCGGTTGACACCAGCTTTCCGCCGGGCGCCGGCTACGATGCCTTTGCCTATCTGATGGAGCAGTTCGCCGCGCCACTGGCGCTGGACTGTGAGCGCGTGGTCGTCCCCGAGGAGCTGTGGCGCGCGCCGGGCGCGTGGGGACAGCGCACCAACCTGATTGCGCGGCGTCGCTCAGGCAGGCCCGTGCTCGGGCTGTATTTCCACGTCGATACGGTGCCGGCTGCGCCCGGCTGGACGACCGATCCGCTGCAGTTGACGCGCGACGGTGATTGTTTGATCGGGCTTGGTGCGGCCGACATGAAGGGCTCGATTGCGGCGGCGCTGCTGGCGCTGCGCGCCGCGCAGGCGACCGGCGTGCCTCTCGCTTACGATCCGATGCTGCTGTTGTGCACGGACGAGGAGGCGGGGCTCTATCCCGGCGTGCGCTATCTCGCCGAGCAAGGCCGGCTCGAAGGGCATGTCCTCAATTTCAACGGCAGCGCCATGCCGCGCATCTGGGCCGGCTGCTTCGGCCTGTTCACGCTGACTTTGAGCGTTCACGGCAAGGCGGCCCATGCCGGCGAGCAGCGCAGTGCCGGCGCCAATGCGATCGAGGCGGCGCTGCCGATCCTCAATGCGCTTTCCGCCCTGAAGCCGGTCATCGCGCAACGGACATCGGCGCTGCCGCCACCGCCGCAGGCGGCCGGGCCGCTCGCCGCGAGTCTCGATATCTCCGCCATTTATGGTGGCCAATGCGGCGGACAGATTCCGTCTGATGTCGAGATCCTGCTGTGCCGCCGCTACGCGCCGGAGGAGGATTTTGCCGCCGCGCGCCGCGAGATCGAATCAGCGATCGCGCAGGCGGCTGGCGCTCTCGACGTCGACATCATCCTCACCGGCCATCTGGCGCCGACTGCCGATCCCGGCGGGCCGCATTGGTCGCGCTGGCAGACGGCGCTGTCGGCCGGCTTCGGCTATGCGCCCGAGGAATTCGCGCGATGGGGCGCCTCCGGCTGTTCCGATTTCGGTTGGGTGCAGCAGGCCACGGGCCTGCAGGAGGTGCTGCTCACCGGCCTTGGCAAGCCCGACAGCCGCATCCATGCGCCCGATGAATCGACCACGCTCGCCGACATCGTCGCATTGGCGAAATCGGTGCTCGCGTATCTTTCAGCCGAGTTCCGTCCCGAACTCTCTCCCGAAGCAATGACGCTCAAGAAGGACCTCGCCTGATGCTGTCCGTCACCCGTCGCCATTTCCTTGCCGGCTCCGCGCTCGCGCTTGGCGCAATGCCTTATGTCTCTCGTGCCACCGAGGCTCCCAAGCGCGGCGGCGTGTTGCGGATCTCCGTCGACCAGGGCGCGGCCGTCATTCATCCGCTGCTCGCGCGCGTGAACCCCGAATACCTCGTGACCGAGCTGCTCTACTCCAACCTGACCCGGCTGAAGCCGGACATGACGGTCGAGCCGGACCTCGCGCTGTCGTGGGAGCCATCGGCCGCCGGCCTGAGCGAGTGGATCTTCAAGCTGCGGCCGAACGTCAGCTTCCATGACGGCTCGCCGCTGACGGCGGAAGACATCGTCGCGACGTTCAAGGCCATCCTCGATCCGAAGACGGCCTCTCCCGCGCGCACCAATGTCGGACCGATCAAGGACGTCACGGCTGTCGATGCCTCCACCGTGAAGTTCACGCTGTCGGTCGCCTTCGCCGACTTCCCGGTCGCGCTCGCCTATACCAATGCGCGCATCATCCCGGCGAAGGTCATCGCCGCCGATCTCGGCAGCCTTGCCACCAAGGCGAATGGCTCAGGGCCATTCAAGCTCGTGTCCTACGAGCCGGATCGCAAGATCGTGGTCGAGCGCAACCCGGCCTATTACGATCCGGCACGGCCCTATCTCGATCGCGTCGAGATCCTCGTCTATCCCGATCGGACCGCGGAGGCATCCGCCCTGATCTCGGGCGACATCGACCTGATGCTGTCGACCACGCCCGGCGAATATGAGCGGCTCGGCAAGGCCAGCGGCGTCAAGGCGCTGCGGACGCCGTCCGGCCAGTTCCTCAACGTCAACATGGGCTGCGATCAGAAGCCGTTCAACGACGTCCGCGTGCGCCAGGCGCTGGCGCTGACCATCGATCGCGAGGCCATGGCCGGCTTCGTTGCCGGCGGCTACGGCACGCCCGGCAACGATACCCCGCTCAGCCCGGCCTATCGCTTCTACAAGGACAACGTGCTGAAGAAGCCGGACATCGCCAAAGCCAAGCAGCTGCTCGCCGAGGCGGGATATCCGTCCGGGATCGACCTGACCTTGGTGGCCTCCGACAAGCCGGAGACGCGCACGCAGCTCGGCGTCGCGATCCGCGAGATGGCCGCGCCCGCGGGCTTCCGCATCAATGTGCAGACGATGCCGCACGCGACCTATCTCGACCAGGTCTGGAAGAAGGGCAATTTCTACGTCGGCTTCTACAACATGCAGCCGACGGCGGATGCGATCTTCAAGCTGCTCTACACCTCGGATGCCGCCTGGAACGAGACGCGCTGGAACAACCCGCGGTTCGACGAGATCGTCAATGCTGCCCGCAGCGAGACCGATGACGCCAACCGCGCTGCGCTCTATGCGCGGGCCCAGACCATGATGAACGAGGAGGTGCCGTCTGTGATCCCGGTGTTCTTCGACATCCTGGCGGCGCAGCGCGCCTATGTCGAAGGCTACAGCCTGCATCCGCGCGGGTCGGTGTTCCGGCTCGATCTCGCCTCGCTCGGCACCGGCGCGCCCAAGCGCGCCTGACGCAGGGTCCGATCGGTGTCGTTTGCCTGGCTGCTGCGGCGGCTGCTCCTGATGGTCTACACCGTCGTCATCGTCTGCGTGCTGGTGTTTGCCATCACGCAGGCGCTGCCGGCTGATGCCGCGCAGACCTTGCTCGGCGAGAATGCCTCGCCGGAGGCGCTGGCCGCCGTCCGCGCCAGGCTCGGGCTGAATGATCCGGTCTGGCTGCAACTCGCGCATTGGGTCGCGCGCGCGGCCACCGGCAATTTCGGCGTCTCCATGCGCACCGGCCTGGCGGTCGCGCCAGAGATGCTGACGGCGCTGTCGCGCTCGCTGCTGCTCGCAGCTGGCGCGCTCGTCGTGACGCTTCTGATCGCGGTCCCGCTCGGAATCTTCGCGGCACTGCGCCAGGGCCGGCCGACGGATACGGCGACCAGCGTGGTCGCGTATCTCGGGGTCTCCCTGCCGGAATTCGTCACCGCAACCGTGCTGGCGCTGTTGCTCACCGACATCCTGCCATGGCTGCCCGCCACCGGCTACGTATCGCCGCTGGAGGATTCCGGGCTGGCGCTGCGCCATCTGGTCCTGCCGGTCCTGACGGTCTCGGTCATCCTCGTCGCGCATGTCATGCGCATGATGCGCTCGGAGACGCTGGACGTGCTGCAATCCGACTATGTCCGTGCGGCGCGATTGAAGGGCCTGCCGGAGCGGACGGTGTTGGTCCGGCACGTGATGCGCAATGCGCTGCTGCCCGTCATCACCATCGTTGCGCTCGACGTCGGCTATCTGCTCGGCGGCATCATCGTCATCGAGGAGATCTTCGCCATTCCCGGCATCGGCCGTGCGTTGATGATCGCCATCACCACCCGCGATCTGCCGTCGATCCAGGCCGGCGCGATGATCATGGCGGTCACCTACGCGATCACCAACACGCTCGCCGACGTCGTCTACGCGCTGCTCGACCGACGGATCCGCTATGACTGAGCTGCTCGGCAGGATGGTCCGCAAGCCGCAGGGCGCGATCAGCGTGGCGCTGCTCGTTGCCCTTGCCGTCATCTGCATCTTCGGTCCTTGGCTCGCGCCGTATGGTCCGGAGAAGATGGATTTTCTCGGCCGCTTCCGCGCGCCGGGATGGCAGAACTGGCTCGGCGCCGACCAGTTCGGCCGCGACGTGCTGAGCCGCCTGCTGTCCGGCGCGCGCGCGACCGTCCCGATGGCGCTCGCCGCTACTTTGGCTGGGAGTGCCATGGGCGCCGTGATCGGCGTCGCATCGGCGTATCTCGGCGGCAAGGCCGACGAGTTCATCATGCGCACCAACGACGCGGTGATGGCCATCCCCGGTCTTCTCATGGCGCTGCTGCTGGTCAGCACGCTCGGCAACGGCGCGAGTAATGCGGTCGTCGCGATCGCCATTGCATTCGCACCAGGGATGGCGCGGGTGACGCGCTCGGTGGCGCTCGGGGTGCGCAACCAGGACTACGTCAAGGCTGCGGTCGCGCGCGGCGAGGGCGCGTCGCAGATCATCTTCCGCGAGATGCTTCCCAACGTGATGGGGCCGATCGTGATCGAAGCCACGATCCGGGTGTCGTTCGCGGTGATGCTGTTTGCGACGCTGAGCTTCCTTGGTCTCGGTGCACAGCCCCCGGCCTCGGAATGGGGGCTGATGGTGGCGGATGCGCGCCAATACATGCATCGCGCGCCGTGGATCCTGATCGCGCCGTCCGCCGCGATCGCGCTGTCGGCCATCGCCTTCAACCTCGTCGGTGACGCCCTGCGCGATGCACTCAACCCGCGGGATGACCGATGAAGCCGGCGCTGGCCATCACCAATTTCGGGCTGGACTACGTGACCTTGGCCGGCGCCGTCGAGGTGTTGCGCGACGTGTCGCTCGAGATCGCGCCGGGCGAGGTGCTTGGCCTCGTCGGTGAATCCGGTTCGGGCAAGAGCTCGCTGGCCTGGGCGCTGATGCGGCATCTGCCGGCCAACGCCCGCGAGGTGTCGGGATCGCTGAGGCTTGGCGATATCGACCTGCAGGCCCTGAGTCCAAGGCAGCTCACCGGGGTGCGCGGACGCCGCATCGGCATGGTGTTTCAGGATCCCTCGACCGCGCTGAATCCGACACTGACCATCGGCCGTCAGATCACCGAGGCGCTGATGCGCCATCTTGACCTGAAGGCGCGGGACGCGAAGGATCTCGCGATCGAGTTGCTCGGCCATGTCGAGCTGCGCGATCCGGCCGCCGCGCTGCGACGCTATCCGCATGAAATCTCGGGTGGCGAGAAGCAGCGCGTGATCGTCGCCACCGCCTTCGGCTGCCGCCCTGACGTCATCGTGTTCGACGAGCCGACGACGGCGCTCGACGTCATCACCGGCGCCCGCATCATCGACCTGTTCGCACGCCTGCGCGCGGAGACCGGCGTGGCCGCACTCTACATCTCGCATGACCTCGCGATGATGACGCGCGTCGCCGATCGCGTCGCGGTGATTCGGTATGGCCGCGTCGTCGAGCAGGCCCAGGCCTCGGAGATCTTCCGCAGGCCGCGGCACGACTACACGAAGTCGCTCATCGCCGCGGTGCCGCGTCCGGAGCGGCGGCTCGTGCACGACACGCCGGGCGAGGCCGCGGTGCTGGAAGCCCGCGGCATCGAGGTCCATTATGGCCGGGCCGGTCTGTTCCGCGCGGCGCCGCCGCCCGCGACGCAGGCGATCGACCTCGACATTCGTGCCGGCGAGATCTTGGGCCTTGTCGGCGAATCCGGTTCGGGCAAATCGTCCGTGGCGCGGGCCTTGACCGGGCTCGCCCGCTTTTCCGGCGCCATCAGCTTCGACGGCCGCACGCTGCGCGGGGCAGGCGACATGAATTCCGGCTACCGCCGCGATGTTCAGATCGTGTTCCAGCATCCGGATTCCTCGCTCAACCCGCGCCATCGCGTCGGCGAGATCCTGTCGCGCCCGCTGAAGCTCTACGGCGGTGATGTTGCGTCTGTGCCGCGCCTTCTCGAACAGGTCCGGCTGCCGGCGTCCTATGCGAGGCGCTGGCCGCATCAGCTCTCCGGCGGAGAGAAGCAGCGTGTCGCGATCGCGCGCGCCTTTGCTGCACGCCCGCGGCTCGTAATCTGCGACGAGATCACGGCGCCACTCGACGTGTCGGTGCAGGCCCAGATCATCGAGCTCTTGCTGGCGCTGCGCGCTGAGACCGGCGCGGCCTATCTGTTCATCACCCACGACCTCAACCTGATCCGGCAGATCGCGCATCGCATCGTGGTCATGCGCCATGGCCAATTGGTCGACAGCCGTCCCGTCGACGCGTTCGGGGCCGATGACGTTCACCCCTACACACGCGAATTGATGGCGGCGTCGCCCGCGCCCGTCGGCTGACCGCAAGGATTGCAACGCATGGATCGCAACGAACTGCTCGCCCGCATCGACATCCCGGCGGCGCTCGCGCTGCTGTCGCTGATGGTGCAGCACAAGAGCTATTCGAAGACCGATGGCGAGAAGCAGCTCGCAACCTTCATGGCCGACCAGATGCGGGAGATCGGCCTGGATGCCTCGATCGCTCCCTTTGGCAACGAGGGCCGTGTCAACGCGGTCGGCCGCTGGAACGGCAGCGGTGGCGGCAAGAGCCTCTTGTTCAACGGCCATGTCGACACCAATCCGGTGACCGAAGGCTGGACCGTCGATCCGTGGGAAGGCAAGGTGGACGACAAGTTCATCTACGGCATCGGCGTTTCCAACATGAAGGCCGGCGATGCCGCCTATTTCTGCGCGGTCAAGACGCTGATCGAGGCCGGCGTGAAGCTGAGGGGCGACGTCATCCTGACCTATGTGGTCGGCGAGCTGCAGGGCGGGGTTGGGACCTATTCGCTGATCGAGCAGGGGCTGCGCGCTGATTATTTCATCAACTCCGAGCCGACCGACCTGAAGGCGATGACCATGCACGCCGCTGCGTTCATGTTCATCATCGCGCTGGTCGGCAACACGCGGCATCTGTCCAAGCGTGAGGAGGCGGTCGATGCCATCACGGCGGCCTGCGATCTCGTCCCGCGCCTCAATGCGATGAGGTTCTCCGGCGCGCGCTCGCCCGCGCACGAGGCCATCAACCGCGTCCATGTCGGCGTCGTCCACGGAGCGCTCGGGCGCGAGTTGCACGAGTGGCGGACGCCGCAGGTGGCCGACTTCGTGCGCATCAAGGGCTCCGGCCGCTATGCGCCCGGCCAGACCGAGCAAGGCGCGCTGGCTGACATGCGGCGCGAGCTCGATGCGCTGGAGGCGCGCTTCCCCGGCCTCAAGGCCGATCTGATGTCGGAGGATCGGGCTGGCGTGCCGACCATGCCGCCGTTCGAGGTCGCGCCGGACAGCCCGATCGTGCGCGCGGTCAACGATGCCTATCGCGCCGTGCGCGGCGAGTTCCAGCAGACCGGACCGGTGACGCCGAGTTGCTTCTATGGCACCGATGCCGGCCATCTCTATGCCTATGGCGGCATGGAAGGCATCGTTTGTGGCCCCGGCGGCCGCTACAACACGATGCCCGACGAACGCGTGGACATTCCCGACTATCTCGACATGATCCGCATCTACATGCTGGCCATTCTCGACATCTGCGGATGATCCCGCGTCAGGCTGCCGCCGCCTGCTGCTGGAACTGCTCGAACGCCGCGATCGCATCGGCGGCATACATCAGCGACGGGCCGCCACCCATGTAGATGGCCATGCCGAGCGTCTCCTCGACCTCCTGGCGGCTCGCGCCCATACGGACGAGTGCCTCGGCGTGGAATCCGATGCAGCCGTCGCAGCGGACGGCGACGCCGATCGCCAGCGCGATCAGCTCCTTGGTCTTCTTGTCGAGCGCACCGTCGCTGGAGGCAGCCTTCGCGAGCGCCGAGAAGCCCTGCATGACGTCGGGAATGTCCTTGCGCAGGGTCTTCAGGTTGCCGGACAGATCCTTGCAGATCTCGCTGTACAGTTTTGTCATGAGTGTCTCCTACGACATCTTCGTTGTGGGTTTGCCGGGATCACGCAGCGCGATGTAGATCGCGGGGATCACGAGCACGGTGAGCAGGGTGGATGAGGCCAAGCCGAACAGCAGCGAGATCGCGAGCCCCTGGAAGATCGGATCGAGCAGGATCGTCGCGGCGCCGATCATTGCCGCCAACGCCGTCAGCAGGATCGGCTTGAAGCGCACGGCGCCGGCCTCCAGCACCACGTCGCGCAGGGTCTTGCCCTCGCCGCCGCTGTGCCGGATAAAATCGACCAGCAGGATCGAGTTGCGGACGATGATGCCGGCGAGCGCGATGAAGCCGATCATCGAGGTCGCCGTGAACGGCGCGCCGAGCAGCCAGTGGCCGAGCAGGATGCCTATCAGCGTCAGCGGGATCGGCGTCAGGATCACCAGCGGCAGGCGGAAGCTCTTGAACTGCGCCACGACCAGCACGTAGATGCCGAGGATCGCAGCTCCGAAGGCCGCGCCCATGTCGCGGAACGTCACATAGGTGATCTCCCATTCGCCGTCCCACAGCAGCGTCGGACGGGATTCGTCGGTGGGCTGGCCGTGGAATCCGATCACGGGCTTGGGCAGCTTGCCCCAGTCATGGGCATCGATGCGGTCGGCGACGGCGAGCATGCCGTAGAGCGGCGCCTCGAAGCGCCCGGCGAGCTCGGCCATCACCATGTCGGCGAAACGACCGTCGCGGCGGAAGATCACAGGCGAGCCCTCTTCGATCGTGGCCTTCACGACCTGGCCGAGCTCGACCACGGTCTTGCTGCCGGGAAGCGTGTTGGCCGGCACCGGCGTCGACGCCAGCGCTTCGCTCCAGGTCTTGTCGCGCTTCGGCAGCCGCACGGCGATCTCGATCGGATTGCGATCCTCGCCGCGATGCGAGTAGCCGACCGAGACGCCGCCAAACAAAGTCTGGATCGTGTCGTAGACGTCCTTCTGCTCGACGCCGAAGAATTCGAGACTGTCCTGGTCGATCGACAGCCGCAGCCGCGGCCGCCTCTGCCCGATCGAATCGTCGATGTCGACGATGAACGGGACGTCGGCGAACACCTTCTTGAGCTCGGTCGTGACGGCGCGGCGGGTCGCGGCATCCGGGCCGTAGATCTCGGCGAGCAGCGTCGCGAGCACCGGCGGGCCGGGCGGCACCTCGACCACCTTGATGCTGGTCCCGGCCGGCACGGAGACCGCCTTCAGGCGCTGACGCAGGTCGAGTGCGATGTCGTGGCTCGCGCGCTTGCGGTCCCCGCGGGCGGCGAGATTGACCTGGAGCTCGCCGAGCTCGGGGCGTTCGCGCAGGTAATAGTGCCTGACAAGTCCGTTGAAGTTGAACGGCGCAGCCGTGCCGGCATAGCTCTG encodes:
- the dhaK gene encoding dihydroxyacetone kinase subunit DhaK; translation: MKKLINAVSDVLTESLQGFAAVHGDIVTLGEENKFVRRKSLKQGKVALISGGGSGHEPLHAGFVGQGMLDAACPGQVFTSPTPDQMLAAAQAVDTGAGSLFIIKNYEGDVMNFAMAAEMMETKVATVITDDDVAVETSTYSTGRRGVAGTLVVEKMLGAAAEQGRDLAALKALGDDVNKRTRSMGVALTSCTVPAAGKPTFALGEDEMEMGVGIHGEPGRHRVKLASADAIAEEMMGAILADLAAKPGTPCLLLVNGFGATPAMELYLMANAARRILEGRGLAIARGLVGSYVTSLDMAGCSLTVTALDDATLSLWDAPVHTAALRWGC
- a CDS encoding GntR family transcriptional regulator; this encodes MGAGPGGLPVPLYEHVKRQIAEAILIGDMPPGTVLPGEVALANQYGVAVGTIRRALADLTAGGMLMRRRKTGTVVTGRASQNGLQFFFQYFRLLGADGSLLHSDAEVLSVATRSADRAEAALFAVADGEPLLHLHRIRRVAGAPVLHSRISLVASRVPGFPRETKKVPALIYRHLLEAHGIRIAAVREKVTAEVATKEDRKLLGLPAPGAVLVIDEEAYDQTGALAILSQHRATTAHHYYSNEIR
- a CDS encoding M20 family metallopeptidase, with the translated sequence MESLDISAGRGGASLAHAFTAIERLSETAVDDLQKMVAVDTSFPPGAGYDAFAYLMEQFAAPLALDCERVVVPEELWRAPGAWGQRTNLIARRRSGRPVLGLYFHVDTVPAAPGWTTDPLQLTRDGDCLIGLGAADMKGSIAAALLALRAAQATGVPLAYDPMLLLCTDEEAGLYPGVRYLAEQGRLEGHVLNFNGSAMPRIWAGCFGLFTLTLSVHGKAAHAGEQRSAGANAIEAALPILNALSALKPVIAQRTSALPPPPQAAGPLAASLDISAIYGGQCGGQIPSDVEILLCRRYAPEEDFAAARREIESAIAQAAGALDVDIILTGHLAPTADPGGPHWSRWQTALSAGFGYAPEEFARWGASGCSDFGWVQQATGLQEVLLTGLGKPDSRIHAPDESTTLADIVALAKSVLAYLSAEFRPELSPEAMTLKKDLA
- a CDS encoding ABC transporter substrate-binding protein, with protein sequence MLSVTRRHFLAGSALALGAMPYVSRATEAPKRGGVLRISVDQGAAVIHPLLARVNPEYLVTELLYSNLTRLKPDMTVEPDLALSWEPSAAGLSEWIFKLRPNVSFHDGSPLTAEDIVATFKAILDPKTASPARTNVGPIKDVTAVDASTVKFTLSVAFADFPVALAYTNARIIPAKVIAADLGSLATKANGSGPFKLVSYEPDRKIVVERNPAYYDPARPYLDRVEILVYPDRTAEASALISGDIDLMLSTTPGEYERLGKASGVKALRTPSGQFLNVNMGCDQKPFNDVRVRQALALTIDREAMAGFVAGGYGTPGNDTPLSPAYRFYKDNVLKKPDIAKAKQLLAEAGYPSGIDLTLVASDKPETRTQLGVAIREMAAPAGFRINVQTMPHATYLDQVWKKGNFYVGFYNMQPTADAIFKLLYTSDAAWNETRWNNPRFDEIVNAARSETDDANRAALYARAQTMMNEEVPSVIPVFFDILAAQRAYVEGYSLHPRGSVFRLDLASLGTGAPKRA
- a CDS encoding ABC transporter permease; its protein translation is MSFAWLLRRLLLMVYTVVIVCVLVFAITQALPADAAQTLLGENASPEALAAVRARLGLNDPVWLQLAHWVARAATGNFGVSMRTGLAVAPEMLTALSRSLLLAAGALVVTLLIAVPLGIFAALRQGRPTDTATSVVAYLGVSLPEFVTATVLALLLTDILPWLPATGYVSPLEDSGLALRHLVLPVLTVSVILVAHVMRMMRSETLDVLQSDYVRAARLKGLPERTVLVRHVMRNALLPVITIVALDVGYLLGGIIVIEEIFAIPGIGRALMIAITTRDLPSIQAGAMIMAVTYAITNTLADVVYALLDRRIRYD
- a CDS encoding ABC transporter permease — protein: MTELLGRMVRKPQGAISVALLVALAVICIFGPWLAPYGPEKMDFLGRFRAPGWQNWLGADQFGRDVLSRLLSGARATVPMALAATLAGSAMGAVIGVASAYLGGKADEFIMRTNDAVMAIPGLLMALLLVSTLGNGASNAVVAIAIAFAPGMARVTRSVALGVRNQDYVKAAVARGEGASQIIFREMLPNVMGPIVIEATIRVSFAVMLFATLSFLGLGAQPPASEWGLMVADARQYMHRAPWILIAPSAAIALSAIAFNLVGDALRDALNPRDDR
- the nikE gene encoding nickel ABC transporter ATP-binding protein NikE, with the translated sequence MKPALAITNFGLDYVTLAGAVEVLRDVSLEIAPGEVLGLVGESGSGKSSLAWALMRHLPANAREVSGSLRLGDIDLQALSPRQLTGVRGRRIGMVFQDPSTALNPTLTIGRQITEALMRHLDLKARDAKDLAIELLGHVELRDPAAALRRYPHEISGGEKQRVIVATAFGCRPDVIVFDEPTTALDVITGARIIDLFARLRAETGVAALYISHDLAMMTRVADRVAVIRYGRVVEQAQASEIFRRPRHDYTKSLIAAVPRPERRLVHDTPGEAAVLEARGIEVHYGRAGLFRAAPPPATQAIDLDIRAGEILGLVGESGSGKSSVARALTGLARFSGAISFDGRTLRGAGDMNSGYRRDVQIVFQHPDSSLNPRHRVGEILSRPLKLYGGDVASVPRLLEQVRLPASYARRWPHQLSGGEKQRVAIARAFAARPRLVICDEITAPLDVSVQAQIIELLLALRAETGAAYLFITHDLNLIRQIAHRIVVMRHGQLVDSRPVDAFGADDVHPYTRELMAASPAPVG
- a CDS encoding M20 family metallopeptidase; protein product: MDRNELLARIDIPAALALLSLMVQHKSYSKTDGEKQLATFMADQMREIGLDASIAPFGNEGRVNAVGRWNGSGGGKSLLFNGHVDTNPVTEGWTVDPWEGKVDDKFIYGIGVSNMKAGDAAYFCAVKTLIEAGVKLRGDVILTYVVGELQGGVGTYSLIEQGLRADYFINSEPTDLKAMTMHAAAFMFIIALVGNTRHLSKREEAVDAITAACDLVPRLNAMRFSGARSPAHEAINRVHVGVVHGALGRELHEWRTPQVADFVRIKGSGRYAPGQTEQGALADMRRELDALEARFPGLKADLMSEDRAGVPTMPPFEVAPDSPIVRAVNDAYRAVRGEFQQTGPVTPSCFYGTDAGHLYAYGGMEGIVCGPGGRYNTMPDERVDIPDYLDMIRIYMLAILDICG
- a CDS encoding carboxymuconolactone decarboxylase family protein, which encodes MTKLYSEICKDLSGNLKTLRKDIPDVMQGFSALAKAASSDGALDKKTKELIALAIGVAVRCDGCIGFHAEALVRMGASRQEVEETLGMAIYMGGGPSLMYAADAIAAFEQFQQQAAAA